A stretch of the Sorangium aterium genome encodes the following:
- a CDS encoding B12-binding domain-containing radical SAM protein yields MGVKVLFIVKEIEGAEPLGALYVAGCLEQAGHECKFIGTRGNDVLAEVRRYGPDVIAFGATTGLHRYYLGLNHHIKQHYPKVVSLMGGPHATYYPEVIQTPGLDVVCQGEGEDAAVELCDALARGDDHRGIRDLWVKSEGKIYRNPARGLRRDLDAIPFPPRHLLYEYDDSLRRRPLKSFTTNRGCPFPCSYCFNPSLVEHYGSSWKKVRVRSPENVVAELV; encoded by the coding sequence ATGGGGGTCAAGGTTCTCTTCATCGTCAAGGAGATAGAGGGGGCCGAGCCGCTCGGCGCCCTGTACGTGGCGGGCTGTCTCGAGCAAGCGGGCCACGAGTGCAAGTTCATCGGCACGCGCGGCAACGACGTCCTCGCCGAGGTGCGGCGGTACGGGCCGGACGTCATCGCCTTCGGGGCGACGACCGGGCTCCATCGCTATTATCTCGGCCTCAATCACCACATCAAGCAGCATTACCCGAAGGTGGTGTCGCTGATGGGCGGGCCGCACGCGACCTACTATCCGGAGGTGATCCAGACGCCGGGGCTCGACGTGGTGTGCCAGGGCGAGGGCGAGGACGCCGCCGTCGAGCTGTGCGACGCGCTGGCGCGAGGCGACGATCACCGCGGTATCCGGGACCTCTGGGTCAAATCGGAGGGGAAGATCTACAGGAATCCAGCGCGCGGGCTGCGCCGCGACCTCGACGCGATCCCCTTCCCTCCGCGGCATCTGCTCTACGAGTACGACGACAGCCTGCGGCGGCGCCCCCTCAAGTCGTTCACCACCAACCGGGGGTGCCCCTTCCCCTGCAGCTACTGCTTCAACCCGTCGCTGGTCGAGCACTACGGCTCGAGCTGGAAGAAGGTGCGCGTCCGGAGCCCCGAGAACGTCGTGGCCGAGCTCGT